Proteins found in one Spirochaetota bacterium genomic segment:
- a CDS encoding RsmE family RNA methyltransferase, with protein sequence MPQYFVRPLDLADGRCAVRGEDFHHLVHVRRVAIGDPIELRLPDGAGVSARILSIGDDALVAEIIDKKTPCVVTLKLTLYSALLKGKKFDLVVQKAAELGVSRIVPVVTERTVPDIEEKESRRLERWNRIATEAAKQCMRADVPPVGRVLAFDGALGEGVGARIIAHPGGGMSARDIRRMEGVAADAALFVGPEGGFSRREIEAAAARGWRVMGFGRTQLRAETAAIVLPAILIYEWSLTE encoded by the coding sequence ATGCCGCAGTATTTCGTACGCCCGCTCGACCTGGCCGACGGCCGCTGCGCGGTGCGCGGCGAGGACTTTCATCACCTGGTACACGTGCGCCGGGTCGCCATCGGCGATCCGATCGAACTGCGGCTTCCCGACGGCGCGGGCGTCTCGGCCCGGATACTCTCGATCGGCGATGACGCGCTTGTCGCTGAAATCATTGACAAAAAAACGCCATGCGTCGTAACATTGAAACTGACGCTGTACTCGGCGCTCCTTAAAGGAAAGAAATTCGACCTGGTGGTGCAGAAGGCGGCGGAGCTGGGGGTGTCGCGCATCGTTCCGGTGGTGACCGAGCGCACGGTCCCCGATATCGAGGAGAAGGAATCCAGGCGCCTGGAGCGCTGGAACAGGATAGCGACCGAGGCGGCAAAGCAGTGCATGCGGGCCGACGTGCCCCCGGTGGGCCGCGTGCTCGCCTTCGACGGGGCGCTCGGGGAGGGCGTCGGCGCGAGGATTATCGCGCACCCCGGCGGGGGGATGAGCGCCCGCGACATCCGGAGGATGGAAGGCGTTGCGGCGGACGCGGCGCTTTTCGTGGGGCCCGAGGGCGGGTTTTCCAGGCGTGAGATAGAGGCGGCCGCGGCGCGCGGCTGGCGCGTGATGGGTTTCGGCCGTACGCAGTTGCGTGCGGAGACGGCGGCGATCGTGCTCCCGGCGATACTGATCTATGAATGGAGCTTGACCGAATGA
- a CDS encoding AraC family transcriptional regulator ligand-binding domain-containing protein, with protein MTRRRGKAQDLFADTRRGADTASIVRAAGLDAASLDSERTRIPLAVVDRLRRAIAGTLDDPFLGLHFGEACGKHGGGHFLFAIMNNSETLLKALQSLIRYHGLMTHIVKPALSVADGNAHLTLDYRLEHASVTCHLQDAALSLPATVLRGITKDEIRFGN; from the coding sequence GTGACACGGCGGCGCGGAAAAGCACAGGATTTATTTGCGGACACCCGGCGCGGGGCGGATACCGCCTCCATCGTGCGCGCGGCCGGCCTGGACGCGGCGTCGCTGGATTCAGAGCGGACGCGCATCCCGCTTGCGGTGGTGGACCGCCTGCGGAGAGCCATAGCCGGGACGCTGGACGATCCGTTCCTCGGCCTGCATTTCGGCGAGGCCTGCGGAAAGCATGGCGGGGGCCATTTCCTTTTCGCCATCATGAACAACAGCGAAACCCTGCTGAAGGCCCTTCAGTCGCTCATACGATACCACGGCCTGATGACACACATCGTGAAGCCCGCCCTCTCGGTCGCTGACGGAAACGCCCACCTGACGCTCGACTACCGGCTCGAACACGCGTCGGTTACGTGTCATCTTCAGGACGCGGCATTGAGCCTGCCGGCAACCGTTCTTCGCGGGATTACGAAGGATGAGATACGCTTCGGGAATTAA
- a CDS encoding RNA polymerase sigma factor, with protein sequence MGRERSALYNPFGDDVGHADDVALVGESLAGGAASLERLVRRHQPWIYNIACRMVFDPDEAEDVTQEILIKLITRLSSYDPERGEFRTWLYRIVANHVLTMKKARREEPFSSLAADGDYFAAVERIVDRRESSMPENRVLAGESRMACITGMLLCLDRRSRIVFILGEIFDVSDAVGSGIVDISRANFRKILSRSREKVYNFFSRKCGLISEDNPCRCARSADAQVRLGLIDPERPMSARTAIRVSQALGERVESLEKKYSAKLRDLYREGPFMDSPDITGWIRSVLESGEFRDIFDRR encoded by the coding sequence ATGGGACGGGAAAGATCGGCATTGTACAATCCATTCGGCGACGACGTGGGCCACGCGGACGACGTCGCGCTCGTCGGGGAATCGCTCGCCGGCGGCGCCGCCTCGCTCGAGCGGCTCGTCCGCCGCCACCAGCCGTGGATATACAACATCGCCTGCCGAATGGTGTTCGACCCGGATGAGGCCGAGGACGTCACGCAGGAGATCCTCATAAAGCTCATCACGCGCCTCTCCTCGTATGATCCCGAAAGGGGCGAGTTCCGCACCTGGCTCTACCGCATCGTCGCGAACCACGTGCTTACCATGAAAAAGGCGCGCCGGGAGGAGCCGTTCTCCTCCCTTGCCGCGGACGGGGACTACTTCGCGGCGGTCGAGCGCATCGTGGATCGCAGGGAATCGTCAATGCCCGAAAACCGCGTCCTCGCCGGCGAGTCCAGGATGGCGTGCATCACGGGAATGCTCCTCTGCCTGGACCGCCGCTCCCGGATCGTGTTCATCCTCGGCGAGATATTCGATGTAAGCGACGCCGTGGGGAGCGGGATCGTTGACATAAGCCGCGCCAATTTTCGCAAGATCCTCTCGCGCTCGCGCGAAAAGGTGTATAACTTCTTCAGCCGCAAGTGCGGCCTTATAAGCGAGGACAACCCGTGCCGCTGCGCGCGCTCGGCCGACGCCCAGGTGCGGCTCGGTCTCATCGATCCGGAGAGGCCCATGAGCGCTCGCACGGCCATCCGGGTGTCACAGGCGTTGGGTGAACGCGTGGAAAGCCTCGAGAAAAAATATTCCGCGAAGCTAAGGGACCTGTATCGCGAGGGGCCCTTCATGGATTCGCCGGACATCACCGGGTGGATACGCTCGGTCCTCGAGAGCGGGGAATTCAGGGATATATTCGACCGGCGTTGA
- the thiS gene encoding sulfur carrier protein ThiS has protein sequence MKITVNYREIEFEKSTLQELLVLYRFNPERITVQINDTFVPPAGYADAILKEGDVLEIGRA, from the coding sequence ATGAAGATAACGGTAAACTATAGGGAAATCGAATTCGAGAAGTCCACGCTCCAGGAGCTTCTGGTGCTCTACCGGTTCAACCCCGAGAGGATTACCGTTCAGATCAACGATACCTTCGTGCCCCCCGCCGGCTATGCGGACGCTATACTTAAAGAAGGCGACGTTCTGGAGATAGGGCGGGCCTGA
- a CDS encoding radical SAM protein: MRRRSNRQRRPGPRPAYCDTAGTIYEMPGLEPAFRVGRRFVRVEAADLIKLPFGSELFSMPGRTPVFHDKRNGFTPVDRDAAGAEMWAAASFLCSGYLRTHLPAYVKSADAPELPLWAYAGLVLVDGEFYAPAFRVDEDPRSDPGLHIDDASLAARASEVKERYPENRLVRQLERCATGYRCLCARNFFLGRFEAPLPTSPACNARCLGCLSYQDAGESGFCQSQERLDFAPTPEEIAQVVLHHVMKVDSSVASFGQGCEGEPLLRAPDLARAVRLVRAKTARGTITMNTNGSVPEGVKALIDAGLDSIRISLNSPTEEYYLRYYRPRNYGFDDVKRSLAVALEAGIFVSINLFFLPGFTDMESEWESLRAFLREFPVNMIQARNLNMDPDLYLDRIGFRESEPIGVRAMIARLRTEFPSIGMGYYNPAKESFARG, encoded by the coding sequence GTGCGCCGTCGATCGAACCGGCAACGCCGGCCCGGACCACGACCGGCCTACTGCGATACGGCCGGCACCATCTACGAGATGCCCGGCCTCGAGCCCGCCTTCAGGGTGGGCCGGCGCTTCGTGCGCGTCGAGGCCGCCGACCTCATCAAACTCCCGTTCGGGAGCGAGCTCTTCTCCATGCCCGGGCGCACGCCGGTCTTCCATGATAAACGAAACGGCTTCACCCCGGTCGACCGCGACGCCGCCGGGGCCGAGATGTGGGCCGCGGCCTCCTTCCTCTGCTCCGGCTACCTGCGCACGCACCTGCCCGCGTACGTAAAGTCCGCCGACGCGCCCGAGCTTCCGCTGTGGGCCTACGCCGGGCTCGTCCTCGTCGACGGCGAGTTTTACGCGCCGGCTTTCAGGGTGGACGAGGATCCCCGCTCGGACCCCGGCCTGCACATCGACGACGCGTCGCTTGCCGCGCGGGCCTCGGAGGTAAAAGAGCGTTATCCGGAAAACCGGCTGGTGCGCCAGCTCGAGCGCTGCGCCACCGGCTACCGCTGCCTCTGCGCGCGGAACTTCTTCCTGGGCCGCTTCGAGGCGCCGCTCCCGACGTCGCCGGCCTGCAACGCGCGCTGCCTGGGCTGTCTCTCGTACCAGGACGCGGGCGAGTCGGGCTTCTGCCAGTCGCAGGAGCGCCTTGATTTCGCGCCGACGCCCGAGGAGATCGCCCAGGTCGTTCTGCATCACGTGATGAAGGTCGATTCGTCGGTGGCGAGCTTCGGCCAGGGATGCGAGGGCGAACCGCTGCTGCGCGCACCAGACCTCGCGCGCGCGGTGCGCCTTGTGCGGGCGAAGACGGCCCGCGGCACCATCACCATGAACACCAACGGCTCCGTGCCCGAAGGCGTAAAGGCGCTCATAGACGCCGGGCTCGATTCCATACGCATAAGCCTGAACTCGCCCACGGAGGAGTACTATCTGCGCTACTACCGGCCGCGGAACTACGGCTTTGACGACGTAAAGCGCTCGCTCGCCGTGGCGCTCGAGGCGGGAATCTTCGTTTCGATCAATCTCTTTTTCCTCCCGGGCTTCACCGACATGGAAAGCGAGTGGGAGTCGCTTCGCGCCTTTCTCCGCGAGTTCCCGGTCAACATGATACAGGCGCGCAACCTCAACATGGACCCGGACCTCTACCTGGACCGCATCGGTTTCCGCGAGTCGGAGCCGATCGGGGTGCGTGCCATGATCGCCCGCCTGCGAACGGAGTTTCCCTCGATCGGGATGGGGTATTATAATCCGGCGAAGGAGAGTTTCGCGCGGGGATGA